One window of Thermocoleostomius sinensis A174 genomic DNA carries:
- a CDS encoding hybrid sensor histidine kinase/response regulator, whose protein sequence is MSQDKELEIQLQFLDEAQEYLDTVEAALLGLANSGVDSQKINAALRAAHSVKGGAAMMGFQALSQLSHRLEDSFKVLKVQKNTIAIDTDLEWLLLSGLDCLRRVTEDCRQRRSIDAAWLNDHAQPIFDQLRDRLGEPQAEDATSVLSPEEGQDVVRLIFETEVDGCLQRLETAIQTQDPCLREEVEILAQELEGLGEMLQLPAFTQLCQSIAQHLTSTDRVVVVAQAALEAWRRSQACVLTGNHSALPDRIQVEGVVISDAASPEIAAFDWGTESISEAIEPAVDPFFHSTDFEQSEFASAEFDDFNDTDRSPVEPLVDSDEFDVPAALASTELTNFELTGSELTKADQLDSEQVDAATPHSPTFHQESLDSFTNPFSLSELDSSSVNTDYEAQIVKSDRSDAQTFHSPKDTYKAEFQISSDTASASFTEEIQDNTVRVPVKHLNHLNDLLGELTIERNRLDLHLKRLRSLIRTMTLRVQVLDQSNSQLRNAYDRVTTKSLTTSPLLLASANVEVPLESISTTNSENHLHNQFDERFDALEMDRYNELHLLSQEVMETIVQIQEVTSDIELGLDDTEQINRDLHKTTKQLQIGLSQVRMRPLSDVVDRFPKAIRELSLQYNKPVQLKVHGSNTLVDRNILEALSDPLLHLIRNAFDHGIEDSETRRSHGKPEQGLIEIQAFHRGNRTIITVRDDGRGISLEKIRSRAQQMGLDEMLLAAATDEELLSLIFEPGFSTTDRVTDLSGRGIGMDVVRNNLKQVRGEIRVSTEAGLGTTFTLSVPFTLSIARVLLAEAGGMLIAFPTDVIEEVTILEPEQVTNTAGSEALRWHDQLLQLIRLSRWLKFNCPRQMDGLETPPTINEPAVLILNQADQRMGMQIDRCWGEQEVALRKVEGNLPLPPGFNSCTILGDGRVVPLVSISEMLHWIASCDRAEFLTGDQAIAPSLPESGGGRLPAPTIIPTRKPTILVVDDSINVRRLLALTLEKAGYQVAQAKDGQDAIDKLTAGLQVQAVICDIEMPRLDGYGFLAKVKSTPTLEQLPVAMLTSRSGDKHRQLAMNLGATAYFSKPYNEQVLLQTLSRLIDLAPAS, encoded by the coding sequence ATGTCACAGGATAAGGAACTCGAAATACAGCTTCAGTTTCTCGATGAGGCGCAGGAGTACCTGGATACCGTAGAGGCAGCGCTCCTGGGATTAGCCAACAGTGGCGTTGACAGTCAAAAGATCAATGCTGCTTTGCGGGCCGCTCACTCTGTCAAAGGCGGTGCAGCGATGATGGGATTTCAAGCCCTGAGTCAGTTGTCCCACCGCTTGGAAGATTCGTTTAAGGTGCTCAAAGTTCAAAAGAATACAATCGCCATTGATACAGACCTGGAATGGCTGTTGTTGTCTGGGTTGGACTGTTTACGGCGCGTGACCGAAGACTGTCGTCAACGACGATCGATCGATGCCGCTTGGTTAAATGACCATGCACAACCAATTTTTGATCAATTGCGCGATCGACTAGGCGAACCCCAAGCCGAAGATGCCACCTCGGTGCTGTCACCAGAAGAAGGGCAGGATGTTGTGCGGCTGATCTTTGAAACCGAAGTAGATGGCTGCCTTCAGCGCTTAGAAACAGCGATTCAAACCCAAGATCCCTGCTTGCGAGAAGAAGTTGAAATTTTGGCGCAAGAATTAGAAGGACTGGGAGAAATGTTGCAACTGCCAGCCTTTACGCAATTGTGCCAATCGATTGCGCAGCATTTGACCTCCACCGATCGAGTGGTTGTGGTCGCCCAAGCTGCCCTGGAAGCCTGGAGACGCTCACAAGCCTGTGTATTGACTGGTAATCACAGTGCGCTGCCCGATCGCATTCAGGTAGAAGGAGTTGTGATTTCTGACGCAGCAAGTCCTGAGATCGCAGCGTTTGATTGGGGCACAGAATCAATATCAGAAGCGATCGAACCAGCCGTTGATCCATTCTTTCATTCAACAGACTTTGAGCAATCCGAGTTTGCTTCAGCAGAATTCGATGATTTCAACGATACAGACCGATCGCCAGTTGAACCGCTTGTCGATTCAGATGAATTTGACGTTCCTGCTGCGTTAGCTTCAACCGAACTCACTAATTTTGAGTTAACCGGTTCTGAATTGACGAAGGCTGATCAACTCGATTCTGAGCAAGTTGATGCTGCAACACCCCATTCGCCTACCTTCCATCAGGAGTCACTAGATTCGTTCACAAATCCATTTTCGCTTTCTGAATTAGACTCGTCCTCCGTCAACACCGACTACGAAGCCCAAATTGTTAAGTCCGATCGATCGGATGCACAGACGTTTCATTCACCCAAAGATACCTATAAAGCAGAGTTTCAGATTTCTAGTGATACAGCCTCTGCTTCGTTTACAGAAGAAATTCAAGACAATACGGTTCGTGTTCCAGTCAAGCATCTTAATCATCTTAATGATTTGTTAGGCGAATTGACCATCGAACGAAATCGCCTTGATCTTCACCTGAAACGGTTACGCAGTTTAATTCGGACAATGACTCTGCGGGTGCAAGTTCTTGATCAATCAAATTCTCAATTGCGTAATGCTTACGATCGCGTTACAACCAAATCTTTGACAACCTCACCATTGCTCTTAGCTTCAGCAAATGTAGAGGTGCCGCTTGAATCCATTTCGACAACAAACAGCGAGAATCATTTACACAATCAATTTGATGAACGGTTTGATGCGCTGGAAATGGATCGCTACAATGAGCTACATTTATTGTCCCAAGAAGTGATGGAAACAATCGTCCAGATTCAAGAAGTCACCAGCGATATAGAACTGGGGCTGGACGATACCGAGCAAATTAATCGCGACTTACATAAAACTACCAAGCAACTGCAAATTGGCCTCAGCCAAGTACGGATGCGTCCCCTATCTGATGTGGTGGATCGCTTTCCTAAAGCTATCCGGGAATTATCTCTTCAGTACAACAAGCCAGTTCAACTTAAAGTTCACGGAAGCAATACTTTAGTCGATCGCAATATTCTGGAAGCTTTAAGTGATCCATTGCTACATTTGATTCGCAATGCGTTTGATCATGGTATTGAGGACTCGGAGACTCGCCGTTCTCATGGAAAACCAGAACAAGGGTTGATCGAAATTCAAGCATTTCATCGGGGTAATCGCACAATTATTACCGTTCGAGATGATGGTAGAGGGATTTCGCTAGAGAAAATTCGATCGCGAGCACAACAAATGGGGCTAGACGAAATGTTGCTCGCAGCGGCAACGGACGAAGAACTGCTGTCGCTAATTTTTGAACCCGGATTTAGCACCACCGATCGTGTGACTGATTTATCTGGGCGTGGTATTGGCATGGATGTGGTGCGCAACAACTTGAAACAAGTGCGGGGTGAAATTCGTGTTAGCACCGAAGCTGGGCTGGGAACCACTTTCACTTTGTCAGTTCCATTTACGTTGTCGATCGCCCGAGTATTGCTGGCTGAAGCGGGCGGCATGTTGATTGCCTTCCCCACCGATGTCATTGAAGAAGTGACAATTTTAGAGCCAGAGCAAGTCACCAACACCGCTGGCAGTGAAGCGCTGCGCTGGCATGATCAGTTACTGCAATTGATCCGATTGTCGCGCTGGCTAAAGTTTAATTGTCCTCGTCAGATGGATGGTCTGGAAACACCACCGACCATTAACGAGCCAGCCGTGTTAATTCTGAATCAGGCTGACCAACGCATGGGAATGCAGATCGATCGCTGTTGGGGGGAACAAGAAGTAGCCCTCCGCAAAGTTGAAGGCAATCTTCCATTACCACCTGGCTTCAACAGTTGCACCATCCTAGGAGATGGGCGAGTTGTGCCTTTGGTCAGCATCTCGGAAATGCTGCATTGGATTGCAAGCTGCGATCGCGCAGAATTCTTGACCGGTGATCAGGCGATCGCCCCTAGCTTGCCCGAAAGCGGAGGGGGACGGTTGCCTGCGCCAACAATTATTCCGACGCGCAAGCCTACTATCCTAGTGGTTGATGATTCCATCAATGTGCGCCGCTTGTTGGCGCTGACGTTGGAAAAAGCGGGCTATCAAGTAGCCCAAGCGAAAGATGGGCAAGATGCCATTGACAAACTCACAGCCGGCTTGCAGGTTCAAGCGGTGATCTGCGACATTGAAATGCCTCGATTAGATGGCTACGGCTTCCTGGCCAAAGTGAAATCGACCCCTACTCTGGAGCAATTGCCTGTTGCCATGTTGACCTCTCGCAGTGGCGATAAGCACCGGCAATTAGCGATGAACCTTGGTGCAACTGCCTATTTCTCTAAACCATACAATGAACAGGTGCTGCTCCAAACCCTGAGTCGGCTAATTGACCTAGCCCCCGCTAGTTAA
- a CDS encoding chemotaxis protein CheW, whose translation MTLSHYRRDRRNLTRRETTQQLIVFRIRRDWFALPIRAAYRVIPLGQVYGIQGDVSLTRYQDRDVSIIDIQRRIFGDGQKPIDRPSLPTSSSTAASHITSQNTASIERTGQHHLLLLQSAEGELIGIPLNEFPSLRRVPESAFTPVPQTYLAEGGIRCVSALITSPQNEAPIFLLNLNQLIDSQVNLPLIKDK comes from the coding sequence ATGACGCTCTCTCACTATCGGCGCGATCGACGCAATTTGACTCGGCGTGAAACAACCCAGCAACTAATTGTCTTTCGCATTCGTCGGGATTGGTTTGCGCTGCCAATTCGGGCTGCCTATCGAGTGATTCCGCTGGGGCAAGTGTATGGTATCCAAGGCGATGTCAGCCTAACTCGTTATCAAGATCGGGATGTCAGTATCATTGATATTCAACGCCGCATTTTTGGGGATGGTCAAAAACCGATCGATCGTCCCAGTTTGCCCACGTCATCCTCAACTGCTGCGTCTCACATTACCAGCCAGAACACAGCGTCGATCGAAAGAACCGGACAGCATCACCTTTTGCTTTTACAAAGCGCAGAAGGAGAGTTAATTGGCATTCCGCTCAATGAGTTTCCAAGTCTGCGCCGTGTGCCAGAGTCGGCGTTCACACCTGTTCCCCAAACTTATTTAGCCGAAGGAGGGATTCGCTGCGTCAGTGCCCTGATCACCTCACCTCAAAACGAAGCACCCATTTTTTTACTGAATCTTAATCAACTGATTGATAGTCAAGTTAATCTACCTCTAATTAAAGATAAGTAG
- a CDS encoding pentapeptide repeat-containing protein, whose translation MSIRTILAVISVLAALLPLVIHVAMNTSVTRSLEISETDSDHSIQNQPAPTQDIGAIGHNKQCAGCDLTEVNWRGLDMSRANLRGAQLQRANLQGTKLINAVLTGANLNQSNLSQAHLYGADLKTASLQDANLENAQLLHASLTNADLTDAVLDQIELRDADLSAATLKNASMQRASLYGAILREADLSGANLNSADLRYADLSDANLEGADFTNARLDFAILPPNVPHLR comes from the coding sequence ATGAGCATTCGAACAATTTTAGCTGTGATATCTGTACTGGCTGCGCTCTTGCCGCTCGTTATTCATGTGGCCATGAATACTTCTGTCACCCGGTCGCTAGAAATCAGCGAAACTGATAGCGATCATTCAATCCAAAATCAGCCAGCCCCTACCCAAGATATAGGGGCGATCGGGCACAATAAGCAGTGTGCAGGTTGTGACCTAACTGAAGTCAATTGGCGCGGACTAGATATGAGCCGCGCGAACTTACGAGGAGCACAGTTACAACGAGCTAACCTTCAAGGAACAAAGCTGATCAACGCCGTGCTAACAGGTGCAAACCTGAATCAGTCCAACCTCTCACAAGCGCATTTGTATGGCGCTGATTTGAAGACCGCCAGCTTGCAAGACGCCAATTTAGAAAACGCTCAATTACTGCATGCCAGTTTGACCAATGCAGACTTAACCGATGCTGTGTTGGATCAGATCGAATTACGCGATGCCGACCTCAGCGCCGCTACTCTCAAAAATGCTTCCATGCAGCGGGCCAGTTTGTATGGAGCCATCCTTCGTGAAGCCGATCTCTCAGGAGCTAACCTAAACAGCGCCGATTTGCGCTATGCGGATTTATCCGATGCCAACCTAGAAGGAGCCGACTTTACCAACGCTCGGTTGGACTTCGCCATTCTTCCTCCAAATGTTCCCCATTTGCGCTAA
- a CDS encoding tetratricopeptide repeat protein, producing MPSQNVGRVAQVLACHLVQPTALHELPPDIDQFVGRSIEVQQVLALVNHGEPDPKPKPTIVCITGQVGVGKSALAIHLAHRLRTNFLEAQFYVNLRSTEQPSRSLNDITLSLLRAWGVAEASIPIDPHERTQLFQAALSHQPILLVLDNVENAQIHNLIPTQMPGIVLITSRKALSLENAIQLELTELAETEAIELLHKLVNRDIIHLTMNVAKEIVELCHCLPLSIHLTAGTIKNQPAKALANYVEQLRQQHKSIQHLHSAYATIRPSFTLSYQQLAPQAAQLLRRLGLLNDAHFTLSLAAALLDVDLDEAKQLVEQLVDVNLVKRIGGDHYQVFHDSIRLLARRLSATEESIATRQTIRLRVSQWYSTTCGIMNLGLDVQTRSQVTQTLNQTRQQPTSKAEQQLAKGVLTWFEREYLSLMMAIEWAVQAESWSLVVDFARRLALFFTAHAHWQDSEWLHRVALEATRQLADRQAEAELLNNLGNLCVYQSDLDRAETLYNQSLTLLKELGLKNSAAKTLTNLGVLHLQKGRSQSAQEAWQEALNSLPADSSEQQYLNRWMQSTDPSLWQLLTEEMPDRRVSQSFFQSMGKAIKRFLTNESNE from the coding sequence ATGCCAAGCCAGAACGTTGGGCGCGTTGCTCAAGTTTTGGCATGTCATTTGGTTCAACCAACAGCACTACACGAGCTTCCGCCGGATATTGATCAGTTTGTTGGACGATCGATCGAGGTTCAACAGGTTCTGGCGCTAGTGAATCACGGAGAACCCGATCCTAAACCCAAACCAACGATCGTTTGTATCACTGGGCAGGTTGGTGTTGGCAAATCAGCGCTAGCCATTCATCTAGCGCATCGGTTGCGAACCAACTTTCTAGAGGCACAATTCTACGTAAATTTGCGCAGTACTGAACAACCATCTCGCTCTCTAAACGACATTACTCTCAGCCTTCTACGAGCTTGGGGCGTTGCAGAAGCGTCAATCCCGATTGACCCGCACGAGCGCACTCAGCTTTTTCAAGCAGCATTGAGTCACCAACCTATTCTTTTGGTGCTAGACAATGTTGAGAATGCGCAAATTCACAACTTGATTCCCACACAAATGCCTGGCATTGTTTTGATCACTAGTCGTAAGGCACTATCACTAGAAAATGCTATTCAACTGGAATTAACGGAACTAGCGGAAACAGAAGCAATTGAACTTTTACATAAACTCGTGAATCGAGATATCATTCATCTGACAATGAATGTTGCAAAAGAAATTGTTGAGTTGTGTCATTGCTTACCGCTGTCCATTCATCTAACGGCTGGAACCATCAAAAATCAGCCTGCTAAAGCATTAGCCAATTACGTTGAGCAACTGCGTCAGCAACACAAATCCATTCAACACCTGCACTCGGCCTATGCAACCATTCGCCCCAGTTTCACCCTCAGCTATCAACAGCTTGCCCCCCAAGCGGCACAATTATTACGAAGATTAGGACTTTTAAATGATGCGCACTTCACGCTGTCATTGGCCGCCGCCTTGCTGGACGTTGACTTAGATGAGGCTAAACAACTAGTTGAGCAATTAGTTGATGTGAACCTTGTCAAGCGAATAGGAGGGGATCATTATCAAGTGTTTCACGATAGCATCCGCTTGTTGGCACGGCGGCTATCAGCAACCGAAGAATCGATTGCCACGCGGCAAACCATTCGACTGCGGGTAAGTCAATGGTACTCAACTACCTGCGGCATCATGAACCTAGGATTAGATGTTCAAACGCGATCGCAGGTGACACAAACCCTGAACCAAACCCGCCAGCAACCTACCTCGAAAGCGGAACAACAGTTGGCAAAGGGAGTATTAACGTGGTTTGAACGGGAGTATCTCAGTTTGATGATGGCCATCGAGTGGGCAGTTCAAGCAGAATCGTGGAGTCTGGTAGTGGATTTTGCTAGGCGATTGGCGCTCTTTTTTACCGCCCATGCCCACTGGCAAGACTCCGAATGGTTGCATCGAGTAGCCCTCGAAGCCACTCGTCAACTAGCCGATCGGCAAGCTGAAGCAGAGCTACTAAACAATTTAGGGAATCTCTGTGTGTATCAATCTGATCTCGATCGAGCGGAAACCCTTTACAACCAGAGTCTAACGTTACTGAAAGAACTGGGGTTGAAGAACTCGGCAGCCAAGACGCTCACCAACTTGGGTGTTTTACATCTTCAGAAAGGGCGATCGCAATCAGCACAAGAGGCTTGGCAGGAAGCGTTGAACAGTTTGCCAGCAGATTCGTCGGAGCAGCAGTACCTGAACCGATGGATGCAGAGCACTGATCCGAGTTTATGGCAGCTATTGACCGAGGAAATGCCCGATCGTAGGGTTTCTCAAAGTTTTTTTCAGTCAATGGGCAAAGCCATTAAACGGTTTCTAACAAATGAATCAAACGAATAG
- a CDS encoding roadblock/LC7 domain-containing protein, with the protein MAISTEKLGYILQNFVTTTAEVQGAALVTPDGLPLATNLPGSMDEERVSAMSAAMLSLGERIGVELVRGAIDRIYVEGEEGFSILTSCGQDAVFLVLANRSAKQGVLLLEIKRAVSELRQVLNIP; encoded by the coding sequence ATGGCCATTAGTACCGAAAAGTTGGGATATATTTTGCAAAATTTTGTCACCACGACAGCGGAAGTGCAAGGGGCTGCCTTAGTGACGCCCGATGGGTTGCCGCTTGCAACTAACCTACCTGGTTCAATGGACGAGGAGCGAGTGTCGGCTATGTCGGCAGCAATGCTGTCGTTGGGTGAACGAATTGGCGTGGAGTTGGTTCGCGGAGCGATCGATCGCATTTATGTTGAGGGAGAAGAAGGGTTTAGCATTTTAACCAGTTGTGGTCAAGATGCCGTATTTTTAGTGTTGGCTAATCGATCGGCTAAGCAGGGCGTGTTGCTATTAGAAATTAAGCGGGCCGTTTCAGAGTTAAGACAGGTGCTAAATATCCCTTAA
- a CDS encoding glutaminase, translating to MLTKLEAFSQTDLDGWINQVKLQAHQGHVASRIALLSKTDPQWFAVEIRTQTGVLYQSGDLDRTFPLMSAIKPFLLLYLLEQRGMQVFDLVGVEPSNLPFNSLQQLINDGGRPRNPMINSGAITLADKLPGKTGDDRCQQFCAWLNRQGGCHLSLDQAMLTSVRSAGREPNQALVHYLSQVGALNEPESAIDTYEQICCLSGCVSDLAQLGTLLASDRSTISAYHRRTVNAIMLTCGLYEASAVYAVRIGLPMKSGISGALVAVVPHQGAIACYSPTLDHVGNPVAGVALVETLSQALQLSVFG from the coding sequence GTGTTAACTAAACTAGAAGCGTTCTCACAAACGGATTTAGATGGTTGGATTAACCAAGTAAAACTGCAAGCTCATCAGGGACATGTTGCCAGCCGTATTGCGCTTCTATCCAAAACAGACCCCCAGTGGTTCGCAGTCGAAATCCGTACTCAAACAGGCGTCCTTTATCAAAGTGGTGATCTTGATCGGACCTTTCCCTTAATGAGTGCGATTAAACCATTTCTGTTGCTGTATTTGCTAGAGCAACGAGGAATGCAGGTCTTTGACTTGGTAGGGGTGGAGCCATCCAATTTGCCGTTTAACTCGTTACAACAATTGATCAACGATGGCGGTCGGCCGCGCAACCCCATGATCAACAGTGGTGCTATTACACTTGCCGATAAATTACCGGGCAAAACCGGAGACGATCGCTGTCAACAGTTTTGTGCGTGGCTCAATCGACAGGGGGGCTGCCATCTGAGCCTTGACCAAGCTATGCTAACGTCTGTGCGATCGGCAGGACGAGAACCGAATCAAGCGTTGGTTCATTATCTGTCTCAGGTTGGAGCGCTGAACGAGCCAGAGAGCGCCATTGATACCTATGAGCAAATCTGTTGTTTGTCTGGTTGTGTTAGCGATCTGGCGCAACTGGGAACACTACTCGCTAGCGATCGCTCGACTATTTCCGCTTACCACCGCCGGACGGTCAATGCCATTATGCTGACCTGCGGATTATATGAAGCGTCTGCCGTGTACGCGGTGCGAATTGGGCTGCCAATGAAATCTGGCATTAGCGGGGCTTTGGTTGCCGTTGTGCCCCATCAAGGTGCGATCGCTTGCTATAGCCCTACCCTCGATCACGTTGGCAACCCCGTAGCTGGCGTGGCCTTAGTAGAAACTCTCTCACAAGCTCTACAACTTAGCGTGTTTGGCTAG
- a CDS encoding serine/threonine-protein kinase, with translation MLSTILSGRYKLIQHLRSSEFTDIYLAQDEQFPNAPHCIAKQLKPRSTDPDTLEAARRLFETEAKVLSQLGSHDRIPRLLAYFEENQEFYLIEELIDGQTLDQELAQEQKFTETQVICLLQEVLKILEFVHEQHVIHRDIHPNHLIRCRADGKLMLTGFGAVKQVNTQVVTQPGQTSFVMAVGNPGYMPNEQRGGHPRFSSDIYALGMTAIQALTGVAPRDLPEDEQTGEVLWRSYAPQISPKFAAILDKMVRTHFRDRYQTVEEVLHDLHGSQQISKKRLILALSALGLVAAVGLTATALHVFSPRQPRIAAENCRPQSAAEFIACGQARLEAGQYNEALVDFAAAAERDPDLIEAWIGQGDALQALNRPDEAIAAYDRALQLDPNHVETLARKANTLLFSQQQYEEALAVFDQAVEIDATNPDLWSDRSIVLLNLQHNEEALASADKAIQIQANHPYALANRGDALFALNRQDEAIAAYQQAQMAAPDYPYPFIRHGDVLRFLEQYADAIEPYDQAIALDRRNSDAWAGKGYALNGLGQSTEALAAFDRAVEANPNSVYALSGRAALLDVLGRHEAALAATEQVLAIDPTYFDGWLTKSSTLLKLRRLDEAIEAADRAIELSPDNPIFQAEAWTRKANAVYESGRLEESLPVYQKVIELYPEGDVGWSNLSELLNRLKRYAEALESANKALEIRETQSGWNQQGNALAGLRRYDEAIESFDQVLSLNPDYHYAWVSKGNAFQQLGQYQEAVESYNRALAIQPIDRKLQDQTDQFSTLNQKGNALLQLQQYEQALEAFEQSVAIKPDFADAWFNQGRALTALQRYEEALAAYDQALALNPNFSEAKTRREQVQQQL, from the coding sequence ATGCTCAGCACAATTCTAAGTGGACGCTATAAACTAATTCAACATTTGCGATCGAGCGAATTCACCGATATTTATCTAGCTCAAGACGAGCAATTCCCCAATGCTCCCCACTGTATCGCCAAGCAACTCAAGCCACGATCAACCGATCCAGATACTTTAGAAGCCGCCAGGCGCTTATTTGAAACCGAGGCAAAAGTTTTGTCGCAGTTGGGTAGCCACGATCGAATTCCCCGCTTGTTGGCCTATTTTGAAGAAAACCAAGAATTCTACCTCATTGAAGAATTAATTGATGGGCAAACGCTGGATCAGGAACTAGCTCAGGAACAAAAATTCACTGAAACGCAAGTGATTTGCTTGCTACAAGAGGTGCTAAAAATCCTTGAATTTGTGCATGAACAGCATGTAATTCATCGCGATATTCATCCCAATCACTTAATTCGTTGTCGAGCAGACGGTAAGCTCATGCTGACAGGGTTTGGTGCAGTGAAGCAGGTCAATACGCAAGTTGTGACGCAACCAGGACAAACTAGCTTTGTTATGGCAGTAGGCAATCCGGGTTACATGCCGAATGAACAACGAGGCGGCCATCCTCGCTTCAGCAGTGATATCTATGCTTTGGGAATGACGGCCATTCAAGCGTTGACGGGCGTTGCTCCAAGAGACTTACCCGAGGATGAGCAAACTGGAGAAGTGCTTTGGCGATCGTATGCACCGCAGATTAGCCCCAAATTTGCTGCTATTCTAGACAAAATGGTGCGGACTCACTTCCGCGATCGCTATCAAACAGTTGAAGAGGTGCTGCACGATCTTCACGGTTCACAGCAGATCAGCAAAAAACGACTAATTTTGGCGCTGTCTGCGTTGGGACTTGTGGCAGCAGTAGGACTGACGGCAACGGCGCTTCATGTGTTCTCTCCCAGGCAACCGCGGATTGCGGCTGAAAATTGCCGACCTCAAAGTGCTGCTGAATTTATCGCCTGTGGGCAAGCGCGGCTGGAAGCAGGACAGTATAACGAAGCTTTGGTAGATTTTGCAGCGGCGGCCGAACGAGACCCAGACCTAATCGAAGCCTGGATCGGTCAAGGCGATGCGCTCCAAGCGCTCAATCGTCCTGATGAAGCGATCGCCGCCTACGATCGGGCGTTGCAACTTGATCCGAATCATGTAGAAACGCTAGCTCGCAAAGCCAATACACTGCTATTTAGTCAGCAGCAGTACGAGGAGGCTTTGGCGGTGTTTGACCAAGCGGTTGAGATCGATGCCACCAATCCTGATTTGTGGAGCGATCGCAGCATTGTCCTACTCAACTTGCAGCACAACGAAGAAGCCCTGGCTTCAGCCGACAAAGCGATTCAAATTCAGGCCAATCATCCCTATGCGCTGGCTAACCGAGGAGATGCGCTGTTTGCTCTCAATCGACAGGATGAGGCGATCGCCGCCTATCAGCAAGCCCAGATGGCTGCACCCGATTATCCCTATCCCTTCATTCGGCACGGTGATGTGCTCAGATTTTTAGAGCAGTACGCTGACGCGATCGAGCCGTATGATCAGGCGATTGCACTCGATCGTCGGAATTCGGATGCGTGGGCTGGTAAAGGGTATGCGCTGAATGGACTGGGGCAATCAACAGAAGCTCTAGCCGCGTTCGATCGGGCGGTTGAAGCAAATCCAAATTCTGTCTATGCGCTTTCCGGTCGAGCCGCTCTCCTTGATGTGCTGGGGCGACACGAAGCAGCCTTGGCTGCAACGGAACAAGTTTTGGCAATCGATCCGACTTATTTCGACGGGTGGTTAACGAAATCTTCTACATTACTAAAATTAAGACGGTTAGACGAAGCGATCGAAGCGGCCGATCGGGCAATCGAGCTTAGTCCGGATAATCCAATCTTTCAAGCAGAGGCTTGGACTCGAAAAGCTAATGCCGTTTATGAATCTGGACGCTTGGAAGAGTCTTTGCCAGTTTATCAAAAGGTCATTGAACTTTATCCAGAGGGCGACGTTGGCTGGTCAAACCTCAGTGAATTGTTGAATCGGCTTAAGCGCTATGCTGAGGCTCTGGAATCTGCTAATAAAGCATTAGAAATTCGAGAAACCCAATCGGGATGGAATCAGCAAGGTAATGCCCTGGCAGGGTTACGGCGCTATGACGAGGCGATCGAGTCCTTTGATCAGGTGCTTAGTCTCAATCCCGACTACCACTATGCATGGGTCAGTAAGGGGAATGCATTTCAGCAGCTTGGGCAATATCAGGAGGCTGTAGAGTCCTACAATCGAGCACTGGCAATTCAGCCGATCGATCGCAAATTGCAAGATCAAACTGATCAATTCAGTACTTTAAATCAAAAAGGGAATGCCCTACTCCAGCTACAGCAATACGAACAAGCATTAGAGGCGTTTGAACAATCTGTCGCCATTAAGCCAGATTTTGCTGACGCTTGGTTCAACCAAGGACGAGCTTTAACCGCACTACAACGCTATGAAGAAGCTCTAGCGGCCTATGACCAAGCTTTAGCACTGAACCCGAATTTTAGCGAAGCAAAAACAAGGCGAGAACAAGTACAGCAACAGCTTTAG